The Humulus lupulus chromosome 7, drHumLupu1.1, whole genome shotgun sequence region GAACACCATTTTTTAATTAAGCTTATTTGTCATTATCGTGGACTGGATTTACGACTTTACGTTATGCAAAGTGTGGTTCGATTCGGCTGTATTGCCTAATTAAGTTAAATCAGCCCATCCCTTTTGTCACATCACTAATTCACAATGTATAATTAAAGTTCCTTTCCTTTGTAAAATTAATGACTTTTGTGTACATGTACGTCGGACTAAAGATCTTGCTGTAATATCTAGATATGagtacaagttttttttttttatattttctttttttcattaatgaatatttcattaaaaatgatAATAAGAATGTATATATTTAGAGAGCAGAAGAAATGAAAAGTCATTTAGGTATACAAGTTTTGTATCTACCCTATGAGCATGCACAACTTTGAGCTCTTAGAACAAACAAaacacactacaccaaatactcaTTTTCATAACACacgaatataatactaataaaaaaatgTTATGCTAGAGTAATATATTGGGCCACTTTatgaaaaaagggcggtaataatTCCACCATCCCGCCacacttatcttttttttttcatttgtgagaCCTGAAAATATGTGAGACCCGAGAGACCCAATTCTTTCTCCTTTTTCCTCatcattctctctcctctctctcgaatctctttctcccaccagacccGTCGAAGCTTCGATCATGCGGGCCCAAGCCCTCACACGACACCAGAGGCGAACGACGACACTGGATTGTTCTTCTTTCCATCgctttattattattgtgtgcttTTGGATTGTTCTTCTTTCACCACTGCTTTCAGTTTTGCTCTGCCTTTTAGGGTTTTTGCGTTTCGTCACCTCTGTAATTCACCTCCTCTCTTCTTTCTTACCTCGTTGAGATTGCATTTCGCGGCTTTTCATGTTCCGGTGCTTCGTTTGTTTTGTTGGAATTCGTACAGGTATGCCTTTGATATCATTGTTTTTTCTACAGTTTGAGCTTTCAATTCTTTTCCTGTTTGGTTGCCGAGAAAATTGAAGAGAATTATTTGGTGATTGTGTGTGTGAGAATTGTAGAATTAACAACTCATTTGAGCTAAATGAGATTTTGTTTCATGTTTTGAGTCAgtttatatatgtgaaatggaGTTGTATGCATACTGTTacgtttttctttctttctttctccccCCTTTCGTTTTGTTTTCTTGGCAACCAAACGGAAAATAGTTGTGGTCTGTCTCTCGTGTAAGTTTTAGAGACTTTATAGAACTGTTGACCTGGGTCCATTGATCGATCATGAATATAACGCACGTGGTGTGGTTACTAGCTTTGTTCTAATACTTGTTGTTTGTAAAATTGAAAGTAGCATATTACTGGGGTCTGGCTAGATATTCATATTTTCTAGTTAAGATGAAGGGTTGCTAGAATATTTTCATGTTTTGATCTTTTGGGCATTGCCTTTTAACTTGCTAGTATTGTAATTTTGACAGTGGTATTTCTTCTATGCAGAAGTATTTAGTGTAACAACATTAGTTGGTTTCGGAGTTTTGACTGATAGTGCAACTCTTGTTCATGGATATATGTGAATAAAGTATGTTTAGAAGCATGGATGATGGTGTGGGGGAGGAGGTTACCCCACTGGATGCAGTTGAACGTGGACACCTTCAAGGCAAAGAGAACGAGTTTTTTTTGAAACCCACAGGAGAAATGTTGAATTCACAGGAGATGCTACTGCCAGGTGAGGATGACTATGCAAGGAGCTCGCATCAGGAATTTGAAGAAATGTTAGATGGTAAACATGTACAGAGTTTAAATCGTGTAAATACACTAGAAAACCTGTACAATAGTTGTCCTCGCACAATGGATGATACTAGTGTCTCAGTGGAAGAATTAACCGTGAGAAATTTCAATGGGTCTAATTTAGCTATTGTTGGGACATCAGCTAATTTAGGAAGAGTGCAGACTAGACAGACCTAGTGATAGATACACTTGTAATTCTTTCAGGTGACCTTGTTCAAGTTGTTGCAAAGGTATGAGATTTGTGCCATTTGTTTATTTCTTGAGATCTTTAATGAAGAAAAAgcctgattttttttataacatgTTACCTTGTTGATGCTATTCAGGGGTTCAGCTTCCAGCTGATGGTTATGCTGGGAATGTGGCTTGTAACAATGCTGAAGCTGTTGTGGAGTCTATTCCTTCTACAGAATTTTCAGTGAATGATGTTGAGAAATCTATCAAGTCCactatttgtagagagaatggtgAACAGTTAAGGTATTGTGTATTACTGAATGAGTTCTATGCAAATTTTTGGCAGTAGATCCTGTTGTTTATTTTTGctattatatatgaaaataaataatgttttgatAACTTTATCACCTCTTCACGCCCTTGTGATTGTGCACCATCTTTCTTTCCAACAGAGGACAATATTTGTTTCTTGTTACGTACCAATCCATGAAAACATTATTGAAACTTGTGTAGCATCTACACTGTGGTATTTATGAATGTCATGAATGATGATGAATATTGGGTTTGTATATTTTCTCTAGAATTTAATATCCAATCGTCCTTTAGGACTAGTCTCTGACTTGTGCTTGTAATGGAGAGGAAGAGACACTCAGCTTGGTTTTTGTTTCCTTTCATTTCGGGTTTTAGAATCAGTTAGTTTTGTTGTGCATTTGGTGGatatattttgtttaataaaaataTAGAGACCTGGTTTCTCTTGTGTTGCTTTataatatttcagatttttatCACTGTATGCCTATTATGTATTCACATTTTCTGTGTTTGGTATGTATGATGTGATTATGTCATGGTGTGctatataattaattttacttTAAATAGCAGGAACTCAATGCAAAATGagaatggaattcttccaagttTGATACCCTCAAATGCTAAAAAGGATCACGAGGGGAGAAATGTTGCCGAGGTACTTTCTCCTTTCTACATAATTATTTAGTTGTATGTATATTTTTATCATGCTTTGTGTCAAGGAAAAAATTGGCCGGATTGGTAAGTTTGAATAGAAATACTAAAAATTGGAATGTATATACTGAAAACTCAGGAATTAAAAGAAAGGAAAATGAAAGAGGGAGAAAAATAGGAAAGAAGAAAAATTTCTGAAGTTTGGAATTAAGGAAATGTTTGAAAGTAAGAGCTATAGTTCCAAGAAATCCTATTTTCAACTCGTCAATTGATTCAATCTTGCTTGTTGAAGCATTGGTTCTCTATCTAGAAATACATTGGATGAAATGAGGGGAAAATATCTTTTAGCAATCAGGGTCCTAGTACTTATTTTCCTCTTGCTGCTTGCAAACAATCCCATCTTGTCATAGGTCTACCTTGTAAGAAGTAAACATGAAAGAGAGACAAATTACATAGGTCTATCTATAATGTTTATGAACTTATACGAACTCTCTCCAAGTCCTTATTTTGCTGTGTTCTTTTTCCCGCCTAAATGCAGATTAAAGACACCTCTTGTGCTGCAAATGATTGGAGGTATAATTAGCTTCTAATTTCTCTCCCATTTTTCTTTTCCAAAATATTTGGGAAGTTGGACCTTAACCCTTTGTACCTTGCAATGACATCCAGAATGCTTACATATAGTTTTTCCCTTTGTCTAACTATCAGTTTTTATCTCCTTGGAATTAAATTTTGACAGACAATGTGGATATGATGGGTTGCAAGGACACAAGAATGATGATGAAAAAGTTTTAGAGTTTTCTCAGGAAGAAAGTGTATGCTAAGATAAATTTGTTTACTCTTCATAATAAGTGTATCACTTTATCTATGTTGGATTAAcaattttcaacttcttctttttttttttgcaggctACTAAAGATTTAGGCTCAAGTTCAACCTGTAAGTCAATATCCATGTCACTTGTCTTATTGTTTAAAATGTTTTGATATTTAGAAGTAGCTTAATCTCGGTGATATTTATAAGGAAGGATTCTCTG contains the following coding sequences:
- the LOC133788450 gene encoding uncharacterized protein LOC133788450 isoform X1 produces the protein MQNENGILPSLIPSNAKKDHEGRNVAEIKDTSCAANDWRQCGYDGLQGHKNDDEKVLEFSQEESATKDLGSSSTCIWVGMHTVRYFDGKTYKWVRISRQPNIIGKMHFLLTQVKRTLE
- the LOC133788450 gene encoding uncharacterized protein LOC133788450 isoform X2, giving the protein MQNENGILPSLIPSNAKKDHEGRNVAEIKDTSCAANDWRQCGYDGLQGHKNDDEKVLEFSQEESATKDLGSSSTCIWVGMHTVRYFDGKTYKWVRISRQPNIIGKVKRTLE